One Nicotiana sylvestris chromosome 12, ASM39365v2, whole genome shotgun sequence genomic window carries:
- the LOC138883009 gene encoding uncharacterized protein, with the protein MVCPFEGGKGVEGLNYEDLCIQPDVELPEGYKPPEFEIFDGIGDPKVHLRTYCDKLVGVEKDKRIRMKLFMRSLTGDALSWYISQNPKKWANWVSMASKFMNRFRFNTENAPDVYYIKNLKKKLTETFREYATRWRSEVAKVRLALEEEQMNKFFVRAHDPQFYERLMVIENHKLSNIIKLGERIEEGIKSRMVTNLEALQGTNKALQLGGISKKREVGTVMVAQGPISPLTYQTPPPTYQTPPPTYQTHPSTYQPSSPRSFSWDDGMLCDHSTAFAKIPDDIDPFGDVLAAKLAAANCNPQKLGGGFDQHFVWLKVQQRRKIS; encoded by the exons atggtatgccccttcgaaggaggcaaaggggtagaaggtctgaattatgaggatctATGCATACAACCAGACGTGGAACttccagagggttacaaacctccagAGTTCGAAATTTTTGACGGAataggtgatcccaaggttcatttgagaacttattgtgacaagctcgtgggggttgaaaaagataaaaggatccgaatgaaactcttcatgagaagtcttacaGGTGATGCCTtgtcctggtacataagccaaaaccctaagaagtgggccaactgggtgagcatggcatcaaAATTTATgaaccggttcaggttcaatacggagaatgcaccggatgtctacTACATCAAGAATTTAAAAAAGAAGCTAACTGAGaccttccgcgagtatgctactcggtggaggtcAGAAGTAGCCAAGGTCAGACTGgcactagaagaagaacaaatgaacaagttctttgtcagggcacaTGACCCACAAttttatgaaaggctaatggtcattgagaatcacaagCTCTccaatatcatcaaactcggagaaaggattgaagaaggtatcaaaagcagGATGGTGACAAATTTAGAGGCACTACAGGGcacgaacaaagcattacaattaggcggcatatcaaagaaaagagaagtggggacagtaatggtggctcaaggcccaatatctccactcacataccaaacacctccacccacataccaaacacctccacccacgtaCCAAACACATCCATccacataccaaccctcatctcccag GTCATTCTCTTGGGATGATGGAATgttatgtgatcattccacggccttcgcgaAAATTCCTGATGAtattgacccttttggagatgttctagcAGCCAAACTTGCAgcagcaaattgcaaccctcaaa AACTTGGTGGCGGCtttgatcaacattttgtttggctgAAGGTCCAGCAAAGAAGGAAAATTTCCtaa